Sequence from the Phragmites australis chromosome 6, lpPhrAust1.1, whole genome shotgun sequence genome:
ATCTCCACTTATCTAGTGTTGGGGTTGCTTTTATACGAAAACGTTAACAACAGAATGCCGCAGGGAACGATGCCTGGACAATTCACATGTATAGAGTCAGTAGTAAAATTTAGGAGAGCATGATTAGAGAGCACAGGGAGAGTAGGAACCTTTTGCACCGAGCACATGACAATATGATATACAGGCGGAAGAAAGCAGTACATGGAAGAAGCAGCCTGTGATAAGCTAAAGTTTTCTACATAATGGATCCAAATAGAGCCTGATGAAAGCCAGATAACACTTTAGACATGGTTGATCAGTTTTGTGGTATACTGATAGCCCCCTATTCAGGGAGCTGTTTCAGAAGGCTGCCAACGAAGAAATAGCAGTGACCCGGGATTTACGATGGAGAAAATTGGCTATACACCACCCAAGAAAGCATGTAAATCCCACAAGCAGGTAGCAATCTACCCTATGGCTGTAGAGGTCAGTGTGATATGCTTTTTGGACATTTACTCTGTTAATTTTTCTATCTGCAGGAGCGTTTTACTGTAACCAAACAAGCCTGGAAACTTGTTTGCCTTTTTAGTGAAGCTGGGATTGGTTGCTTTCAATATTTCAGATTTTCTCAAGTCATTCTACCACTAAAGCTTCACTGCAAACTGGTCTCTGTTCTgaatttcgaacatcttgtgCACCTGAATCTTAACTAGTGTACATGTAAGGCCATAGGCTTCGCAAACTAGCCTGGTTAATATTTTGGTGTAGAGCTTCTTGTTTGCTTCATGACAGACTGTTGGATAATGTAAGGCTTAAACTTTGCAAATTGCTTCTAGGCCTGTTCCTTATTCCCATGCTTCCTATCTGATTGGCATCTAGATACTTTCAGACAACTGCAAGTCATCAAAATGTTGGCGCGTGCTCATTTGTTTTAATGTTTTATAGATGTctaacatgtttattttctaaattgtaGAAATGGTTTGTAGGGTTTTGTGCTGAAAGGCTACGGTGCAGTAAATAAACTGCCGGATGGAACTGCCTGTCCAGTCCATGGAAGAAGCAAGGATATCTAAAGAAGGTAGCAATATTGGATGTTGAGAACCACAAGGGTCTTGGACAGAAGAAATAGAATGCAGATGTGGATGTGGGCAGGAGCCCAGGAGGGAAAATTGAAGAACTAGAACACAATGAAATCTGTGTGTTCGTTGGAGAAGCATAATGTTCATTGGAGAACACAGTGAAATAGAAGGTAGCAATGTTGACCATTGATGCTTTCCTCTTCAGTTGTTAGGACTACTAGCTAAATTTTGGCAATTGAATAATGTGTTTGCAATCAATAATGTTAGGAATGACGTGTCACTTGTACTTAAAACGTGGAATGGATGGAAATGACGCAAATGTACTGAGTCTGCTCATTGTGGTTTTTCTTGTGCCGGTGTAAGTGTCTGTCCATATTAAGAATGGTTTTATGTTTTGTGAGCATGAGTAAGAATTTGACTAGTATCAGGTGACGAAATTCTGACGATATATAAATATCAggattttgtgtgcattgtCCATGTTGGTGAATGTTTTCAGTTTGATGAATTGTGCAAGTCGAATTTGACGATTGTGCAGCTCGATGAGCGGTTTCAGGTTCACCAATGTCATTTTTCTCCAGATTTTTCAGTAAAGCCAATGTACAGGTATATGTTCATATAAAGGGAGACTGCTGAGAATAATGCGCGGTGCAACAAGAAGGATAAGCAGCCTCACCTAACACCTGAGCAAACCAACAATGGGATCCCACCAAGTTCAAGCACGAGAACTCCAGCCAATATCACTAGGCATcaattcagagtttcagacaCTGTATTTTCTCAAATAAAGAATTCGAGTCAAGGTATTTCGCCATCTGAATTTCGCTTGTCATTTAAACATAATTCCATGTTCTCGTTGAATAGTACGTCCGGGACGTGTCAACTCCATTTTGAAATGGCCAGATATCCATCTTTTCGCGCAGAAAGTAAGTCCGAAAAGACCTCAAATCGAAATGTGAGATTTTGTAAAACCAATCGCTGACAAGTATATTCAGCATACATGCTCAACGTCTTGCTAGTAAAGCAATGTTGCAAAATCACTAGATTGAGAACATGATACAAACAGTTGTTGATTATTCCAAGGTGAGGGAATCAGGAGGTGTACAAAACCAACGATAGAATTCTGCattgatgcatgcatggtgccTACGTTCCTATCGAATCTCCCCTTCCTCCACATCCATGTCTTCGGGGCCAGGAGCGGAGCCCAGGAGCTGCTCTCGCTCCTCGCCGCCGACGTCTGCCTTCAGGAAGAGCCCCAACTGCTGCAGGATGCTGGGGCAGTCGGGTGCGACGCGGAGTTCGCCGCTGTTCACCCGGGCCCGCGCCGTGTTTGCGTCCTCGACGGTGCTCACGATGTGCTCGAACGCGGCGATGCCGAGCGCCTCCATGATCAGCGGGTGTATGCGCTCGTTGGGCAACGCCGCCCGCTCCACCTCGAGCAGCTCCTGGCGGGCTTTCTTCCTCGCGCGCTCCctctcctgccgccgccgccgctctatCGCCTCCTGCGCCTTGGCAATCAGGTCGGTGATCGGGCCAGCCGCCGGCTCGGGCTCGGCGATCTGGTCCTGGGGCTCCTCTGGATCTGCAATCTGCACTGTCTCAGGGGCTGGCTCCGGTGGCTGCGCAGAGGTGTCGTTCTCCTTGTGAAGAGCAGCGGCTGTAGGTAGGCTGCTGGTGATCAAGCTCGCCATCGGGCCGGGCGCGGCGCTCAGGTCCTGAAGCTTCTCTTGCTTAGCGCTGTACTCCGCATCACGCACCGGCTCCGGTGGCTGCGGAGAGTTGTTATTCTCTTTGGGAAGAGCCGCCAGTGCAGGTGGGCTGGTGGTGATCAAGCGCGCTGCCGaagcgggcgcgggcgcggcgctCAGGTCCTGGAGGTTCTCTTGCTCCCACGACGATCTATGTGGAAGGGAAGTTCTGTTGCTGTACTCCGCATCCCGCACCGGCTCCGGTGGCTGCGGAGAGGTGACATTCTCCTTGGGAAGAGCTGCCGGTGCAGGTGGGCTGCTGGTGATCAGGCGCGCCGTCAGCGCGGGCGCGAAGCATTGTTCCTGGAGCTCCTCTGCCTCAGCAATCTGCACCACCCCTGGCGCCGACGCCAGTATCTGCGCAGGGGTGTCGTCCTCCTTGTGAAGAACCGGCAGCGGAGGTGGGCTGCTGACACTCTCGTCTGAGTCGCTGTCCGAGCTGCTGCTCGAGTCGGAATCACTAGAGGACGCATCGGAATCACTCGATGATGCATCGGAGTCACTGCTTCTTGATCTTGGGCTGCTTCTGGTCTCGCCGGCCTTTGCAAGCAACACGACTGGGGAGCCTTCACCGCAGATGTCAACGTACGCGTCTTGCTCGTTGAGATCGACGTACTTGCGCGCGAGCGGAGACAGGGGCTGAACTCCGATGCCATCCACGAGCTCGTCGTACTCCTCAGCGATGTCCCGGAGCGCTTTGGGGGAGACGCCGCCACAGAGGTAGACATCCTCCCCCTCGTCCTCTTCCACCGGGGCGATCTTTTCTACCGCGTCTTGATGCTGGGACAGGCAGCTAACGCCGGAGCCATCCATGGCTGCGCGTTCGTGATTCTTGGGCGTGCTCTCCGGCACGAATTTGTCCAGCAGCTCCTTCAGCTTGGACAGGGCCGCGTCCTTCAAGCAGTGCACGGCGACCTCGATCTCGCCACCGTAGCCATGGGGATCGGCATCTCCACCACGCTGGTTCTGCAGGAACGCGACGACGTGATCCGGTAACACCGCCGCCAGCGAGGCCAGGCGACCGGCCAGCCGCCTCCTCTGATCCGACGTCATCCGCGGCTTCTCCTCTGCCTGCTCTGCGAAAGGAGACACATTTCTCCTCTTCGCCGCCCTGCTGCCATCATCCTCCATCGGCGCCTCCGGGCGTGGTTCGGCGGCCATGAACCAGCCGTCCTTGTCGGTGGGGACAGCCATGCGGGTTTCTCCAGCATCAGGGAACAAGATCTCCACCTTCCTGAGGATATCGCGGACGGCGTCGAGCTCCGACCCCAACCGTTTCCGGAGGAGCCGCCGCGCCAGGGCGGGCATCTCGCCGACCGCAAAGATCTCCCTTTTGACGTCGAACGCGTTGCGCCTCACCAGGGCGCCCTTCCTCCCGGGCGCGGAGGATTCTTCGACGCCAACGCGCTGGGCGGCCGGCTCTTGCGCTGTCTCGCCGCGCGCAAGCCCCGGTCGCGGCATCCGTCAGCAATGGGTTCTACCGCGCTAGCTAGCTCGCGCGCGGTGGCGTCTCCCTCTGCGACTTTGCACGGACGGTTCACGAGAGGCGGAGCGGAGGTGAGTGAAGAGAATGGTGGCGCTAGCTTCCCTACTTGGGAAGAAGGGGCGCCGGCGAGGCCGACTCTCGAATTCCGCCGCAGGGCGTATTCCGGAGAAAGCAGGGATGAGTCCGACTGCTATATGGCCTGCGAGATGGAAACTGCAAGGGGCATGCACCCTACGTGCCAGCCAAAAGAAAAGTGGGCAAACCAAATCAAATAATCTTCATAATTAAAATTACCTTTTATACATTTTAACATTTCTAGCCAAATTACTAGTAATTTTGAAACTTTTATACAATCAAGCAGAATCCATGTATATTTTGGTTTCTCCCATCCTTTTTACCTTACTACAGTTTGACGTTTTATTAAAAAAGTGGCAATAAAATTTGTATTTTACATTcttccaaagaaaaataaaaacattgCCTACGTGCACAAATTTGTTGAGGACCGGTATGCATGAATGGTGATAGTTTTCAGGATTTTTTTGTAAAAAGAACCTTATTTTATATATTGATTTGTTTAATATTAATCAAGTTTATATATAACAACAAAATGGACTATATGCTTGCCCGTGGCGTATAAGATAATCTCCAGCAACTTAACAGCTGAAAAAGTTATAACAATCCAAAATAGCGTGCATGGGATCTAGC
This genomic interval carries:
- the LOC133922998 gene encoding uncharacterized protein LOC133922998; the encoded protein is MPRPGLARGETAQEPAAQRVGVEESSAPGRKGALVRRNAFDVKREIFAVGEMPALARRLLRKRLGSELDAVRDILRKVEILFPDAGETRMAVPTDKDGWFMAAEPRPEAPMEDDGSRAAKRRNVSPFAEQAEEKPRMTSDQRRRLAGRLASLAAVLPDHVVAFLQNQRGGDADPHGYGGEIEVAVHCLKDAALSKLKELLDKFVPESTPKNHERAAMDGSGVSCLSQHQDAVEKIAPVEEDEGEDVYLCGGVSPKALRDIAEEYDELVDGIGVQPLSPLARKYVDLNEQDAYVDICGEGSPVVLLAKAGETRSSPRSRSSDSDASSSDSDASSSDSDSSSSSDSDSDESVSSPPPLPVLHKEDDTPAQILASAPGVVQIAEAEELQEQCFAPALTARLITSSPPAPAALPKENVTSPQPPEPVRDAEYSNRTSLPHRSSWEQENLQDLSAAPAPASAARLITTSPPALAALPKENNNSPQPPEPVRDAEYSAKQEKLQDLSAAPGPMASLITSSLPTAAALHKENDTSAQPPEPAPETVQIADPEEPQDQIAEPEPAAGPITDLIAKAQEAIERRRRQERERARKKARQELLEVERAALPNERIHPLIMEALGIAAFEHIVSTVEDANTARARVNSGELRVAPDCPSILQQLGLFLKADVGGEEREQLLGSAPGPEDMDVEEGEIR